In Lathyrus oleraceus cultivar Zhongwan6 chromosome 2, CAAS_Psat_ZW6_1.0, whole genome shotgun sequence, the DNA window cattgaagctactctgagatactgtgtcaagcatgcaagtaatttcagagatgaggtgtctgtcatgcaatacagtgtgagttgatgtgtcaagcatgctagctagtcatgagttgatgtgtctgtcatgcaagacagtgtgagttgatgtgtcaagcatgctagctagtcaagacataagtgagtattcagcatgcaggatactagagagccacgtgtctgagatgatgtgtcaatcctgcaagacagtgtgacttgatgtgtcaaccaggcaagctatcaagaaggtagtcatcagcatgcaggagacaagacagacacgtgtcggacacctaagatggtcagagatgatgtgtcaagcatgctagctagtcaagacagaagtgagtattcagcatgcaggatactagagagccacgtgtctgagatgatgtgtcaatcctgcaagatagtgtgacttgatgtgtcaaccaggcaagctatcaagaaggtagtcatcagcatgcaggagacaagacagacacgtgtcggacacctaagatggtcagagatgatgtgtcaagcatgctagctagtcaagacagaagtgagtattcatcatgcaggatactagagagccacgtgtctgagatgatgtgtcaatcctgcaagacagtgtgacttgatgtgtcaaccaggcaagctatcaagaaggtagtcatcagcatgcaggagacaagacagacacgtgtcggacacctaagatggtcagagatgatgtgtcaagcatgctagctagtcaagacagaagtgagtattcagcatgcaggatactagagagccatgtgtctgagatgatgtgtcaatcctgcaagacagtgtgacttgatgtgtcaaccaggcaagctatcaagaaggtagtcatcagcatgcaggagacaagacagacacgtgtcggacacctaagatggtcagagatgatgtgtcaatcatgcaagccatccataagtgagttgttcagcatgcaggagacaataatgccacgtgtcagacatgcagaaggtggcgccaattggtttggcgcctacctttaaggcttgtacatggtcgccaatttgaatggcgcccccatggagtcagtcctcgaaaccaagcattcagaactagccttgcatacatgtaccctatggtgtcgccaatttgaatggcgccccctctttaatattgtacatggtcgccaaatgaggtggagacaccatgcaaacacaattttttatgcactcctccatttgcctataaattcatccactccttcaacaattcttccacaccaacattctcactacttcatctacatttctcactacttcatctacattacttcttttacaatttcatcttcaacaaaatcttccattttcatctacaccaactccccaacaatatgtctttactcacaatgggcgaagcacacagaggaacagttgcaaacatcgcgacatacgtaagttttttcttatacttattttttatgtttcatctccaccaaccccattttattttgaaataccgacttagtcaggtgttacattatttctattataggatgtctcaaggtttcgaactcgagtccacgaatttgtcccaatggacccgatgattcaaccttatgttgaactcgccggttttggtcacattagcaaaattatgtcttggtctatagataacaagttcattctagccttatacgaaagatggaggccagagacacacacattttggtttccaaccggtgagtgtaccgtgacgttagaagacgtctacatgcttttaggattacgaattgaaggcaaagctgttaatggtaagaccaactatgcaaattcaatttgcatggagcttttaaacactgatttgttagatgataatgctaggggacaaggtatactactctcacgcctaaagtcatattataatagtttttatttagatgagcattctaccgaagatgctcgaatcatcaaaactaggtgttacattatgttgttactaggatcctttttatttcccgaaggtagtggttctagcatgcatattatgtacttacctttacttagacatatagatagaataggtagttatagttggggatccgcatgtctagctTATCTCTATAGTTCGTTGTGCAAAAACTCTCACAAAGACacttctacattttctggatgtgctgttttgctacaagcatggggatggtcaagactaccgtctctagcaccggtcaataacaaccccttcacttttccatatgcaaaaaagtaagttgtttaaattgctatatctttacttccttccttacagtttattacccataactaatttattttaactttttggtgtagatggtcggcacgcggtatgaattacagcagatgtccgagacactgtattactcaatatcgcaacctgttggatcaccttcgaccggcagacgtaagcaaaataatttcattatttcttcatattatgttgactttttctacattcatttaaatcctatcgtctttaacatttcagttcatttggcgtccataccttaatatggatcatgagcatcagatcaaccctgaagacgcagccgtatggacaacatgcacaccgataatacggttcacaacagtggagatgcacaacaccgatcgtgtgaagctgcagtttggtatggtcccgaatatcccagatcccccagctagcctaggagaatggcatatgcgtaaagtgaacgaccaatggaactacaacccttggcaaaccttcgcaagatcagagtgtcgcaagtggaagcaccgtcatgaccatgtcttaactgacgcagtcatgccaaatgaggtaaaaccaagtcatacttatatggcttggtatagatcagttggatttcaattcatcgccgatgatatgtacctctacgacccacgccagacaagttacacacaagaaggatcaacatctaacccccaacaacattctcagcccggttactcacaaccacctatccgtcaaactttccgttccacaaacacacaaacatacaaccaaaacatgccattcacccaaccccaaaaccaagaacatcccccataccaccaccaacaaatggaccatcaaccttcgaccgaacatcgcttcgcacccacaccatcaccctaccaaagtcgccttagccaaaacactaaccgcccctcctcctaccgtagccaagaaccccaaacatcacaataccaaaacatcccacaaccataccctttccaaacaccccaacaacctttccaactgttcctagacccatcattcacacccatgtctcccttcaaccgtcccggtcgcccatccatgagtcaaccacaccccaacttctctggcatgggtcatgagctcagctacgccggtacaccatcattgaatactgaagactatgctgagttggctgaatacctcaatggatcttctcctgtaggaggtaatgacgctcctggaccatcagatgaacaaacaccggtgcagaatcgtcaacgtgggttagggccaagggttagggtagctaggggatgtgggaccggaggtcggttaggtgatcccggtcatcaccattaggattctttgtgtaaaatccaaattttattaatatcaattcgtattatgtcaaatttatctttgtgtaaactccaaacattaggtttctttcataattctaaaataaacacatatcataatacaaaacattataggtcagaaaccctaattcaaggacttgttattgttatgttgaagggcttgaatttggtcccttttggcaaaattcacctacacatgttttgacagaaaccctaattttgggtcaagttcgcaaggacctacctcactcatttttaattattttgaggtgggaccaagtgcattggaaaatttaagatgtctacttcacttgttatgttggacaaaaattcataactctaacacaaacacatgcaataatacaaaacattataggtcagataacagataaaatgccaaagagtccaagttcaggtgcctatacctttctcataaaaattgaaaatgatgcaaaactttagtccaaattcattatcttgaaaagatatacaacttttatgttgaaggttttgtcatttgaggcttttatcattcaaactaaagggcttgaagttggtcccttttggcaaaattcacatacacttgttttgacataaaccctaattttgggtcaagttcgcaaagacctaactcactcatttttaattattttgaggtgggaccaagtgcattggaaaatttaagatgtctacttcaaatgttatgttggacaaaaattcatattcctaaaagaaacacatgcaataatacaaaacattatcggtcagataacagttcaaaaactcagaagtccaacttcaactacccataactttctcataaaaaatccaaatgatgcaaaatttatatccaaattcattatcttgaaaagatctacaactttaatgttggaagttttttcatttgaggcttttttaagggaggcgccaattggattggcgccccctcttaaaaattacacataggcgccaattggattggctagggcaggtgccctagccaatccaattggcgcctccttgcaatttttaagagggggcgccaatccaattggcgcctcctcctaaaagtggggtagattgggaatttttttgaaaactgggttattttgggaatttcttcgaaaaagtgggttatctcggtaaatttgccaagcattgtgggccctgaaattattaaattttgataaggatttggccggtgagaaaaggaaggtgcaactgcttgagttggaagagatgcgcaatgccgcatatcactcgagttggttgtataaagaaaaggtaaaaaaatatcatgacaaaaagcttcgcaagaaggaatttgtgcccggatagttggtcctattgttcaattccaggttgaagctattccccggaaaattgaaatcaaaatggtccgggccatttcgggtcaaagaagtcaaggaatatggagctattgtcattgaggacatggaaaagaaggagagttggaccgttaatggccaacgattgaaggtttatctcggcggtcatgtggatcaCGGGAGCTGTGCTATttccttggatgctcctctgtgagcatcgaaccgtcgagcttatccgacgttaaacaagcgcttgttgggaggcaccccaacattgtaagtatttacagttttttTTATGTTGTATTGGTGTCCCATTTGAAAAACCTTGTTGATATGTGCTTGGAATGCTGTTTTGAAAAagcaaatgctgtcatgctcgctagctgctcgctaggcgaaggcagtagcgagctgattcgctagctgctcgctaggcgaagcagcagcgaacGCTGCGTGGCAGAACTCATTtaattctcagcaggccactctTTTGGGCCCATAACCATTTTTAAAGTGTTGCACTCACGAACTCTGAACTCACACTCACAAACACTCTCTCACATTTCATCTAACAACTCTAAACCTTGGCATTGCATTGCATCCCTAACCTCCTGTGCATTTTAAATTCAACAGATCTCAAATCAGGTTTGCCCCTTCTTCATTACTTTCTGTTTCCAATTGCTTGAAATTTTTGAACATAAGACATTTAGGGTGAAGTTGGTGGTGTGGGAAtctttaggttttgcatgtgggtttagaaTTGCATGTATCCTAGAACGATTCTTTGCATGATAAATCATTTTGTTTCTGAAATGGATACTATTAGACTTAGGTTTTTCTGGAAATTGGTTGTtaaacattgcagaacccaaaacccgtaagattcgctagcatctcactaggcgaatcagtggcgagcattcgcttccacttcgctaggcgaacctgtagcgaaTCTTCGCTAGGtcctcgctaggcgaagcagcagcgaccatgacagtagttggaattctgttttgctttctaatctgttttgtgtttgtgttgtttctTATCTATGTCTTTGCAGATGGCATCCAAGTCCAGCATTTCTACaaagagaaaggtcgggagcacttcccgtacCGTGCCCATACagttcgacaccgacaaatttgtcaGGCCAAAGCAAGCGGCTAGATATGTGGCTTTGGAGAAGAGAAAGATTTTGCCGGAAAAAAGGTTCataatcaaccctgaaggcaccTACCGTACATTTGCCGGGTTGATTCATAGCAAAAAGTGGGACCGGTTGATATCTCCCCTTGAGCATTATGACATCGaaacagtgcgtgagttctacgcgaacgcactACCGAACGatgacgagccattcacatgTTCGACTAGAGTCTCCGGCCATACTGTTGCTTTCGATCGGGACACAATTAACCGTGTCttgggtgaaccgctccatctggggGCAAATGAGAGAGACACTTACCATAGGGATTTGaggcttcaccgggatactgattcaatttctgctgccctgctttttgaagggaaatcagttgagctgaacccatctggggttccgctgagataccatagggaagacatgattcccttggctcaactgatccttttgTTGGTTCTGACAAATATCAAACCCAAGTCTCACACTTCAACCGTGtcgatcccagtggcacacttggttcactgcattctcacgaatatccaaattgatgtggcgaggataattGCTTTAGAATTGAAGTCAGTGATTGAGAacgggctaaagtcgggggcacgagttaactgTCCCCTTTCTTTCCCGTGTCTCATCATGGCATTGTGCCAACATGCGAGGGTGAAGCTATCCTCCAGGAGTCAAGTGAGGATCCCGCCAGCCATTGATGACAGATACGTGGCCAAGTACTGCAAACCGAAGAACTTAAGGAGTAGTTCAGCTGCTGATGCTACCGGgacttctgatggtcctggtacttttgctcatggatccgatcctttccagcaggctgtctgcaactataactgggattggatggcggcaactcagcgcgccatggTAGATATTCAtgattctatgcagctgttacagttgcaggtgcgtgacccctccggtgaacactcgatgatgacgcgtgagcagtttctgcagcacgctagctggcctgtggacaggcctatttttggagagggggcgggtgccgGTGCATCTGGTGCTGGTGCTTCAGGTGGTGCtgaggatgatggtgatgatgatgatgatgataatgatgatgctaccggttctgaagccggtagtgatgagggttctgagtcctttgggggctaagtttgttttatttttattgtattttcagatttgttgtattttagtattggttatgtacttttggggtgttttgtcccccatgcacatttttaaaatttttaagtaatagttattgtttatgtttttaatttgtgtgtttggtttaaatttcttttgttttaataaatttttggttgattgagtgtcaaaccttctagattggttgctcctcaaaagaagtatccaatgaaggtgcatccgagcttggatggcaatgataaaaataaacaagtgaataatgctaaggtacatggttaccttcggttagaattttagaatgcattaagaactttactcttttcgtaattgaatattgttctttttgcaacataattgaatgaatgtttcatctaggacttagaaccacaaattgtgaggaaacctccattgtacacttaaatgctggattctaataaactttgttgattcatttgattcatgcttggtcttttattattgtgaatttgtggaagcaattagaaatgatcaaggcgcttgttttctattgagcacaaccagttccaaatacaacttacccgtgagcagagagagtattcgttaacccctttgagcttaaacaattgaatctcagcttgaaataaagcgagatgtcaaaaatcttttttcttgaaacccggaaaattttgataattgttcttttgccgtaaaaagtcaagagcattcacttagggtgagtaagaaataagttggggagaacgaaaatgagaatcggtaagtgccacaactcttgaaaaaccgagcaagcattgaaaaaaaaatagaaaaaagaaacatctgttttgtgaatacgatatgaaaagaaaagaaaaaaaatagagaaaatgaaaatgaatgcttgcttggaagaaaaatagtgaaaaacaaaaattgagttgtgaaataagagttgtgaaggtttcaaatgagaaacaaatggaacgaagttgagatgtgtgagtagtgtacagtgaatgtctcttttgcatcggcaatttcgttttcaatggccttagaaatgacccttgtttgttaacctaaccaagctacaaccgaaaagtccttagtgatcttcgtgtttccgcatttttatttataattgttagacattgtatgaattgaattgatttcttcattgtttgttggagagagagattgtccccgcggttgcaaacgcgtaatttcttcaatccttattcgaagaggagagatagggtgattcattcaagataatattgttgtggatagatacatatttcgcattgctactaagttttagttcttgtgtattatgttattctaaccattgggaacttatgcctggttgattttcttgtgtttgagccgttttatccgacttcggagaaacctttttcttaaagcaaatccgcttgtccttcaagaggcatactttgcttgaggacaagcaagaatctagttggggagagttgttagattcccaaaagtgcttatttgagctatcaaatgtgggcatctttcactcctttttgttgctaaaatgttcgaaaccgcctttgtttttgatgaattgcaatacaatgttaagcgatcttggtacctttaatttgtgggttattgtgcaggaattatgcatgaa includes these proteins:
- the LOC127121544 gene encoding protein MAIN-LIKE 2-like isoform X2, whose protein sequence is MSLLTMGEAHRGTVANIATYDVSRFRTRVHEFVPMDPMIQPYVELAGFGHISKIMSWSIDNKFILALYERWRPETHTFWFPTGECTVTLEDVYMLLGLRIEGKAVNGKTNYANSICMELLNTDLLDDNARGQGILLSRLKSYYNSFYLDEHSTEDARIIKTRCYIMLLLGSFLFPEGSGSSMHIMYLPLLRHIDRIGSYSWGSACLAYLYSSLCKNSHKDTSTFSGCAVLLQAWGWSRLPSLAPVNNNPFTFPYAKK
- the LOC127121544 gene encoding uncharacterized protein LOC127121544 isoform X1, whose product is MDHEHQINPEDAAVWTTCTPIIRFTTVEMHNTDRVKLQFGMVPNIPDPPASLGEWHMRKVNDQWNYNPWQTFARSECRKWKHRHDHVLTDAVMPNEVKPSHTYMAWYRSVGFQFIADDMYLYDPRQTSYTQEGSTSNPQQHSQPGYSQPPIRQTFRSTNTQTYNQNMPFTQPQNQEHPPYHHQQMDHQPSTEHRFAPTPSPYQSRLSQNTNRPSSYRSQEPQTSQYQNIPQPYPFQTPQQPFQLFLDPSFTPMSPFNRPGRPSMSQPHPNFSGMGHELSYAGTPSLNTEDYAELAEYLNGSSPVGGNDAPGPSDEQTPVQNRQRGLGPRVRVARGCGTGGRLGDPGHHH